From the genome of Trachemys scripta elegans isolate TJP31775 chromosome 2, CAS_Tse_1.0, whole genome shotgun sequence:
TGTACAGACTATGGAAGGGGTTGGAGAAGGAAGTTAGCtgttaaaattagatttttaacttTCAAAGTACTACTGTTGTTTATGAATCTGTTTATGTACTAGCAGTAAACATACACGTAATAGACCAGGCAACCTTACACATATCCTTGTACTTTGTTAGCTCCTAATTCTTTGTGTGTTTATTTCTGATTAGAAGATGGACAGCAGCCTTGGCTGTGTGGTGAATTCTTTAGTTTGGCAGATGTATCACTTGCTGTTACATTACATCGCCTGAAGTTTCTGGGGTTTGCAAGAAGAAACTGGGGAAATGGAAAACGACCCAACTTGGAAGCCTATTATGAACGTGTCTTGAAGAGAAAAACATTTAACAAAGTTTTAGGACATGTCAACAACATATTAATCTCAGCAGTTCTGCCAACTGCGTTCCGGGTGGCCAAGAAAAGGGCACCAAGAGTTCTTGGCACAACCATGTTGGTTGGCTTGCTAGCAGGAATGGGTTATTTTGCTTTCACTTGTCTTCGAAAGAGATTTGCCAATATGATATTATCAATTAGAACAAGACAACCTTATTTTTAGACTCTAATTTGCCTGATTGTGGGTGGGGGACACCTCTAATCCCCAGGAAAATCTCTAAAATAAACCTATATGAAAGATTCATGGAGCAGAACATTGTCACAGAATAATAGTCTCCTACAATTGCATACATGTATTGGAAAAGCTGAGATACTTGTGGATAATAAACATTGAGGggacaataaagaaaataaaattggttCTTTTCAAATGAGGAGCTGTAGATCCTGTGGCAATGCTTTGTTAGAAGAATCATTGTTTCTGTCTCTTTTACCAAATGACTGATGTAATTTTAGAACTTTTATTCAATAGGTATTCATGCAACAGGTGctcactgtgggtgaaattcttcAGTGTGCAGAAGACCAGCACAAGTCCTAGGCTCCATCTGAGCCCTGAAAACAGgatttaagtgggacttaagtggccCACAGGCCTTGTGTCTGACCTTTGCATGGGAGAGAATTTCACCGAGATCAACTGCCACAGGTTTTCATATAGAGGTTTGAATAGTAGCAGGAGTTTCATTTATTTGCGAAGATacctgaagtgtgtgtgtgaaaatcagCTAATTTGGGAAGACATAggaggagatttttcaaagggaaaaCTAGCAGGTAggctctcaactcccattgagatTCAGGCACCTAACTTGGCCTGTGTGCACTCAAATAACCAATTTGCCTACATACCTTGGATATTTTTGCCTACTAATTAGGTGGGTATAATTGTACGTAAGTGATTGCATGTGTCTCTGTGTGAAAATATTGCCCATAAGTGCCACAGCCTATCGGAAAATATCTTATccattaaaaatagctttttataTGAGTAAGATTTTCTGACGATagcttcatttttgtttatttttattagtggAAAAGAGTCATCCATCTGTCAAGTTTGATTGGCTAACATAAAGATACAAAGTGGGTAATTCTCCAGCATGGTCTACTTATTTACTGAGAGATTACAActtggtgaaaatgagtgaaaattgtttgtttgtacaACCTGGGAATAGGAAATTTGTATTGCAGTTTCTTTCATAAAGTTACAGTTCGGATTTGAAGAAACAGTTTAAATAACACAGATGCTTTAATGCAATCCACCAGTCGATGGCTACTGATGGATGTATTGTTCAACCTGAATCCAACTCATCATTCCAGTGGCAGTTGTGCACTTATCTGAGGCCAGATTTTGTTCGTGTATCAGTCAGTGGCCTGACAGGAAGCACAAACTACCAAAAGTCTGACCTAGCAAGATTTCTAGCTCATTTATGAAGACCCAGAATGTTTCTAGCATTTTGGATTTATATCTGAATCAAAACACGTCTGAAGTTTTTGAAGTTTGTCTATCAGTAACTAGTAGACAAAATGTTACTGAAATGGGCCTGTAAAATCTGTAGTAATGGGCCTGAATCAAACTCCTATATCCCAAATGCCCACAAACTTTAGTTGTTCGCTATCGTCTATCTCTAGTAATGTCTAATGGTCATTTGAAATGAGCAGATACGGATTTTACCTGGATAATTTTGGTGTCAAGCAGATGTTGAAAGGGATAATTTGTTTGTTGAACATTGCTGGTTATAATTTAACAgagtgttaaatatttaacaaaagatGGCCCAAATCTTACTGCTCCTTTTCATTAGTAAGAAATATTCATACATAAGAAAcagtgctttttgtttgtttgtctgtctgttgatGGTAATTACTTTTAATGACCCAATAGTTTTGGACATCTTGATAAATTGACTGTGCTCTGTTTACAAAAACTTAATATCTCTAGAGTAAATTTAATCCACTAACACCGTTaatgttttcagagtagcagccgtgttagtgtatatctgcaaaaagaacaggagtacttgtattCATTAGagcaaggcactgaatttagctgtatggagtggaaatccatcaacttcaaaagatgatctaataaatttgttagcctctaaggtgccacaagtactcctgttctttttgcgttgATGTTATGTTAGCTTTAATTGACTCTTGCTTTGTTGTTTGTATATTGCAGCACATCTATATTTACTTTGTATCTGGAAGATTCCACAAAATAATATGCCTCATTGGATGCTTCAGTAGCATATTATATTTCTGAGGAGTTTGAAAGTGTAACATTAAAATATCTGTTCAAGTCATTCTAAAATTAACATGATTTAAATATGGACTATGCAGAATGAATTTCAccttctttccctgttttttaaatccataaaGTTGTCTTCCTAGAGAAATGTTTTCTGTTAGCACAAGTGTCCAGCCCACACTACCAATTTATATGTATATCTATGATGAAGACTAATGATTGGTCAGGCTATGTAGTTTCACTCCCTGTTATCCTTGATCTTTTGTGCACTTGAGATTACACACATTCATTGCCTGCCAACAGCAACATGTACTGCTGGGAAGACCTGAAATGACCACCAGATGTCAGTGCTCTGCTAGGGCTGCACTTTGGTAATCCAGTTGGATTGTCGTTGAAACTCTCACAAATTAAACATTTCTGCTCTCGGTCTGAGACAAAGGGAGTATCCTCCTCAGGGTAGCTAGTGTGGTTAAAAATGGTGTGACACAATTTATTTGCCATGCAATTTCAAACTGTTCTCGAACCTGGAATATTTATTGAATGACATGGTTTCTATAGTAAATATGTAGGGGCCTATATAACTTGGGATTGTCTACCAGAGGGCAGAGTTAAAACAACACTTAACATTAACATGAACACCACTGAGTAGCAGGGAAATATATTTACCTGAATGAACACTTTATGGATAACACTATTCAGCAAAGTTCAGGTTGCTAGTTAGAGCATATGTCTGTCACTAGAACTGTAATACTAAGTAGCTTTTGTTAGCCTTATAATTAACTACGTGATAGGCTACTCATTCTCACTGCTCTAGAGTGCTCTTcttcatgggtgaaattcactcctgtgcagagggccaataAAAGACCTATCACATCACTTAAGACCTCAACATAGGGATGATGTGGGATTTAAGTGTGCATTGACCTTGTGAGGGCGCTATgcacggggtgaatttcaccttgtatTTGTAAAGTTGCTTGTCTTTTAGCCCCGTTTCTTTCCAGCAGTGCTTAGTACTGCTTCCTGTGACCATTTTGTAGATTGGATGCTCTCCTCCTTTGGTTTTCATATACTGTTTTCTCTCTATGTCACACAGCTAATGCACAGCAGTAGGCTAATATTTTTTTCGTATCATATGCTTGTATGTGGGCtcagaaaaataaacatgggaCCTGAAATGATGTTCTAGAGTAATGCATTTTCTTTGGCTTAACAAAACTCAGCACATCTGAGAAGCACAAGGTTTTCCTGTAAGGTGGAATTAATTAGGCTGATGCTGTTCAAGGAATTAAGCCACATAAATTTACAATTTATGTGTAATTCAGGAGACAGCTGTACACTGAGTTTGTGCACATATGTGGAAATAACATAGTTACAATTACATTGCTTCCTTTGgctccctgattggctgagcctaTCTGATATACTGAGGAGGGTCAGCAGAAGCCATTTTAATATGTTTCTTCAGAAGGAGAGGCTGCATCTTGTGTGCTCTCTCTGAGAGAATGAGAAAATGACTAACTTCCCTTTTAGGGTCTGGCCTGGTAATCTTTGCTTACATCataatttgcattacagtagtgttTACAGGGCCCCAacgaaaaccaggcccctttgcACTAGACATTGTataaacacatagtgagagaagagttcctgccctgaagagcttatactctaaggccttgtctacactacgagagtagttcgattttacttaaatcgaatatttggaatcgatattgcaaagtcgaacgtgtgtgtccacactaaggacagtaattcgactttgtgagtccacactaacggggaaagtgtcgacattggaagcggtgcactgagggcagctatcccacagttcccggagtccccgccgcccattggaattctgggtggagccgcaaatgccttctgggtaaaaaaaaaaaggggccagggtgcttttgggtaactgtcgtcatccgtccatcactcccgccctccctccctccctgaaagcgccggcgggaaatcatttcgcgcacttttcaagtcattgacagcgcggacgccacagcactgtgagcatggagcccgctgcaaccatcgctgcagttgtggccgctctcaacgcctcgcagcttatcatacaggttgccctgaggcagatgcagaaaagtcaggcgaggaggctacgtcaacgcggtgatggcctgaagtctgagagtagcacagacctctcagaaagcaggggacccagcgccgaggacatcacggtggcaatgggtcatgttgatgctgtgaaacggcgattctgggcacgggaaacaagcactgagtggtgggaccgcatagtgctgcaggtctgggatgaatcacagtggctgcgaaacttccgcatgcggaagggaactttccttgaactttgtgagttgctgtcccctgccctgaagcgcaatgacacccggatgcgaccagccctgactgtccagaagcgagtggccatagccctctggaagcttgcaacgcctgacagctaccggtcagtcgcgagccagtttggggtgggcaaatctaccgtgggggttgttgtgatgcaagtagccaaggcaatcgttgatgtactgctgccaaaggtagtgaccctgggaaacttggaggcgatcatagatggcttcgcagcgatgggattcccaaactgcggtggggccatagatggaactcacatccctatcctggcaccggaccaccaggccagccagtacattaacagaaagggctacttttccatggtgctgcaagcactggtggaccacaggggacgttttaccaacatcaatgtcggatggccgggcaaggttcatgacgctcgtgttttcaggaactctggtctgtttagacggctgcagcaaggtatttacttcccggaccacaaaataactgttggggatgtggagatgcctatagtgatcctcggggacccagcctacccgctaatgccctggctcatgaagccctatacaggtgccctggacactgaaaaagaactcttcaactaccggctgagcaagtgcagaatggtggtggagtgtgcttttggacgtctcaaggggagatggagaagcttgctgactcgctgtgatctcagcgaaaccaatatccccattgttatagcagcttgctgtgtgctccacaatctctgtgagagcaagggggagacctttatggcggggtgggaggttgaggaaattagcctggctgctgattactcacagccagacagccgggcgattagaagagaccagcgggaagcgctgtgcatccgggaggctttgaaagcaaagttcctgagtgagcagggtaacctgtgactttctaattttgtgtacagagaagccttcaccccacttccaacacacgtttcaaaataaaaatagttctactttgttaaagcacaccattttctttaatactgttttcgcgggaaatttttaaaactgggacgcagactgtggtgcggagcgggtgtagtgtagtcgcgcgaatgcagcttctaaactcaaggactgacaggctccgctgcggtgggatggttctttcaacggagcctgtcacccctcctgatacggactgtgtgtatggggggtctatgtgagtttgtggcaggggtgggacggttacagatcccctgctgtgtggctctgtgatcctgcctaaggaccgccgcttaagatctctaactgccctcccctgacacaaagtcacagagcaacccaccccccaccacataacatgaaaagaacctcccagactaaccagggtaagtagtcactgcatcactgcactatgtatgtgccctgctgctgtgcctgcccccgactatgtaccctgccaaaggtgactgtcctgtccaattaccaaccccctttcccccccctcctccaaaagaacatgatggaaacagtagttaacagaaacatattttttattatcaactacacatgggactgggaagtgaaacttggacgggggcttgtgtcaggcgggaaggaaagaacttgtcaaactttggggaatgagagccttctgctgctcgagctctctgcaggggtggagtgagagttagcagggactctgccgcctctccttctgtgcactttgggtgaagggagtatgggacttggtggcgggggagggcggttagagatggactgcagcggggctctgtcctcctgcctccgttcctgcagaacatccacaaggcgccggagcgtgtccgtttgctccctcagtagtccaagcagggtttgagtcgcctgctggtcttcctgacgccacctctcctcccgatccatgttggcttggtgcatttgggacaagttctcccgccactgggtctgctgtgctgcctgggctcgggagcaggctataagctctgagaacatgtcctcccgtgtcctcttcttcttatgcctaatcctccctagcctctgggagtgtgatgacaggctaggttgtgagacagtcgcagatggggctgtgggaatgggaaaaagggagtgaattcctcagaaagataaatgtagttgtgaacaaagaacatagtctttctctgtgaacaggaccatgcacagcacctatcacatgcgcactcagcacaaggtcgaattctcggccttcgcattcagtgtctggggttttgcagagcacttttgagaaccctgtcaggacaacggaattgctcttgcacgcagacatggtaagccgtagattcgtggcagcttaaaactttaatattagcaatggcctcatttcacattgaaatcaatgtcggtccctgctgccagcaatccggcaagcaggaagtctgctcctgtcccacaccctcgcggctgtccccgggaacgatccctttcggctgaccctctcccgcctccaccgcgtggctgcaaaccagcggttacagttctgtaaaggaacggtaaagcagtcccaacactaacattcccctacctcattcaaagcaggtcatcatgagcgacatcaccctcatgaggatctctgagagcgacagacagagaatgctccgggaaagccttcaaagaccagggccgtatgccgccatgctgtgccaagcaatgattccggagtacttgctagtctcgtggcgcggcaacgtgtcctactacggaggacccaataaggccgctctccccaagaacctaatgcagcggatttcaaattacctgcaggagagcttccttgagatgtcccaggaggatttctgctccatccccggacatatagaccgcatcttactgtagctgcagtagcagggactaaacagtagagcggcttgggcaggacaatcatgcaaaaccggacattgctagatttttttcaaatagttgcactgcccatgactgaaccgttaagttaatcaaactaatcatgagaaacccattttttaaattgttaataatcatgttctgttacaaataaatgtttagatgtttacaacacttactggatgatccttcaccagattctgtgtccggggtaacggctggggagggttggtaggggatctctgtaagggtgatgaagagatcctggctgtcggggaaatcagcgttgtgagcgctgtcgactgcctcgtcctcctcatctccttcctcatcttccccgtccgctaacatgtc
Proteins encoded in this window:
- the GDAP1 gene encoding ganglioside-induced differentiation-associated protein 1 isoform X2, producing MPEEGSMYYPRVQHYRELLDSLPMDAYTHGCILHPELTVDSMIPAYATTRIRSQIGNTESELKKLAKENPDLQDAYIAKQKRLKSKLLDHDNIKYLKKILDELEKVLDQVETELQRRNEETPEDGQQPWLCGEFFSLADVSLAVTLHRLKFLGFARRNWGNGKRPNLEAYYERVLKRKTFNKVLGHVNNILISAVLPTAFRVAKKRAPRVLGTTMLVGLLAGMGYFAFTCLRKRFANMILSIRTRQPYF